The genome window GAAGCACCGAAAGAAGCGCATTGATCTTGAGGCACGCGGCCTGATCAAAGGCACCCAGGCAGTCTACCTCGGGCCGGGTCGCAAGCCCGGATTTTCGCGCCTGCATGTTTTTGGCGCGGAAGAGCCGCAAGTCTCGGCCGCGTCGATCATCAAGATCGAGGCACCGGGCGAAGAGGAACCCTTTATCCCCTACGCCGCCCGCATGGGTGCGGCCTTCCTGCATGGCGCGGCGGTGACGATTCACAAGGCACAGGGATCGCAATGGGATACGGTGCAGGTCTTCGCGCCTGACCTTTGGGCCGCCAGCCGTGCGGGGCGGGTCGAGGCGGGTATCGCGCTGTGGAAACGCCTGGCCTATGTGGCGATCACACGGGCGGAAAACCGGCTGTTGTGGGTGGTGCGCAACCGGCTGGCCCGGCCCGAAACCGCGCTAATGGTTGACGATCTGGCGCCGCCGCCCGCGCCACTGGAACTTACCGGAGAAGACGCATGACAATGACGATGCTGATCACTGGCGCAAGCTCGGGCATCGGGCGCGAGGTTGCGCTTCAGGCGATGGCCAAAGGCTGGCGTGTCGGGTTGTTTGCGCGCAGTGCAGACAAGCTGGAGGAGGTCGCCAAATCGGGCGAGGCGCTGGTGCTGCCCGGCGACGTGACCGATCTGGGCGCGGTTGAAGGCGCGGTGACCCGGATTGCCGAGGCCTGGGGTCGTCTGGATGTCGTCTTTAACAACGCCGGGATATTCACGCCGCCCGGCACCATCGACGAAATCGCGTTGGAAGACTGGCACGCCGCGCTGGGGGTGAACCTGACGGGCATGTTCCACACCGCGCGGGCGGGTTTCGCACAGATGCGCGCGCAAAAGCCGCAAGGCGGGCGGATCATCAACAACGGATCAATCTCGGCCCATATGCCGCGCGAAGGGGCGCTGTGTTACACGACGACCAAACACGCGATCACCGGAATGACCCGGCAACTCAGCCTCGATGGCCGTCCGTTCGATATCGCTTGCGGGCAAGTGGATATCGGCAATGCGGAAACGCCCATGGTGTCCTCGCTCAAGGATCGTGAACAGGCCGCCGGGCTCGGTGTTGAGACGATGGATGTCGCGGACGCCGCATCCTCGGTGCTGCATATGTCCAGCCTGCCGTTGTCGGCCAATGTGCAGTTCATGACCGTGATGGCGACCAAGATGCCCTATATCGGGCGCGGATAGGCGCGGCCTGGCCGCCAGCCCCGGCGTGCCGCCCCGCGTGCAGTGGCGGGCGATGCCGGTTTCAGATCCTGCGCAGGTCAGGTCCACCGGCTGGTGTCGTTTTTGACCCCTTCGATGTCCCTGCGCGTTCTTGCGCAACGCCTCGGTTCTGCCACAGACTGCGGTGACAAGGGGGAGGTTTCGTCATGGGTGCCCACAGTGATCTAGATGCCGTCATGGCCCCGGTCGCCACGGCACGCGGCCTGCCCAATGCGCATTATGTTTCGGACGAAATCTTCGCCGAAGAACGCGATGCGGTGCTGTTCAAAAGCTGGTCGGGTATCGGGTTCGCCAAGGACGTCCCGGAACCGGGCGATGCAAAACCGATCAATTTTCTTGGAATGCCGCTGGTGATGATCCGCGACAAAACGGGCGCGTTGGGGGTGTTTCAGAACACCTGCCGCCATCGCGGCATGATCCTGATAGAAGAGGCGAAGAAGATCGAAGGCGCAATCCGCTGCCCCTATCACAGCTGGTGCTACGCGCTGAATGGCGATCTGCGGGCCACGCCCCATGTGGGCGGGCCGGGCAACAACATTCACGATGACATCAAGCGCGACGAGTTGGGCCTGATCCGCATCCGCAGCTATGTTTGGCGCGACGTCGTCTTCGTAAACATCTCGGGCGACGCGCCGGAGTTTGCAGAAGTGCACGCTGATCTTATCGCGCGCTGGGCCGAATTCGACAAACCATTGTACCACGGCGGACCAGATTCGTCCTTTGAGCTGACGGTGAAATCAAACTGGAAGCTCGCGGTCGAGAATTACTGCGAAAGCTATCACCTGCCGTGGGTTCATCCCGGCTTAAACGTCTATTCGCGGCTGGAAGATCACTATCACATCGAAGTTCCGGGCGAATATTCGGGTCAGGGATCGCACGTTTATACTCAGATCAAAGGCGAGAATGGTGAAGTTTTTCCTGACTTCCCAGAGTTGGGCAGCAAGTGGGATCAGGCTGGAGAGTGGGTTTCGCTGTTTCCAAATGTCCTGTTCGGAGTGCAGCGTGACCACGCGTTCGCCATCCTGCTGGAACCGATCAACACCAGCGAAACTGTTGAGCATGTCGAGATTTACTATGCCGCCCCGCCCGAAGATACGCCCGAGCTGGAGGCCCTGCGCGACAAGAACGCCCAGCAATGGCGCGAGATTTTCGAGGAGGATATTTTCGTCGTCGAAGGCATGCAAAAAGGCCGCCACGGGGTGATGTTCGACGGTGGCAAATTCTCACCGGCGATGGACGGGCCGACGCATCTGTTTCATCATTGGATCGCGGCGAAACTGGCCGAGGCTCGGGGCTGATCACGTCCCGGCGCGATGATCTGGACGCCCGGCTTTTGGGCGCGCATGCTGCCGGGGATCACACGGCCCTTGTGGCACTGTATACCGAGGCTGCGGATATGGCGCAGGCGGGCGGAGAGACCGAGGCTGCATGTTTCTACCTTACCCACGCCTATGTTTTTGCCCTGCAAACCGATGCGCCGGAACGTGCCGTTTTGAATGCGCGGCTGGTGGCGCTGGGCCGCGAAGCTCCGCTGCCCAGTGGGGGCTGAGGTGACCATGCCACCGCTGCGCTGGGCCAAGGGCGCGCGACCGGGCCAACCCTATTGGTGGGACGGGGCAGGCGCCGCTGACGAAGCGCCGCACCCTCTGCCGGAGCGTGCCGATCTGCTGATTATCGGGGCCGGATACACCGGCCTGTCCGGCGCGATTGCAGCGCACGATGCCGGGGCATCGGTCGTTGTGGTCGATGCCGGAACGCCGGGTCAGGGCGCGTCCACCCGCAATGGCGGCATGTTCGGCGCGCACCCGCGTCTGGGCTGGGATGCGCTGGCGCGGACCTATGGATCAGACGTCGCAGACGATCTGTTCGCCGAGGCGGGTCCGGCGATGGACTGGGTCAAAACGCTGATCACGCAGGAGGGTATCGATTGTTCCCTGCAACAAACCGGCCGCATACAGCTTGCCTGGACCCCTGCGCATTTTGACGCGCAACAGCGCATGGCCAAAGTGGTGCAGGCCAAAAGCGATGTTGCGATTCAGGTGATCGGGCGTGATGGACTGGCGGATCACATTCGGACCGCACAATATTTCGGTGGCATCCTGTTTCCGCAGCATTGCGCGATCAATCCGCGGCAGTTCC of Paracoccaceae bacterium contains these proteins:
- a CDS encoding SDR family NAD(P)-dependent oxidoreductase; translation: MTMTMLITGASSGIGREVALQAMAKGWRVGLFARSADKLEEVAKSGEALVLPGDVTDLGAVEGAVTRIAEAWGRLDVVFNNAGIFTPPGTIDEIALEDWHAALGVNLTGMFHTARAGFAQMRAQKPQGGRIINNGSISAHMPREGALCYTTTKHAITGMTRQLSLDGRPFDIACGQVDIGNAETPMVSSLKDREQAAGLGVETMDVADAASSVLHMSSLPLSANVQFMTVMATKMPYIGRG
- a CDS encoding Rieske 2Fe-2S domain-containing protein; amino-acid sequence: MGAHSDLDAVMAPVATARGLPNAHYVSDEIFAEERDAVLFKSWSGIGFAKDVPEPGDAKPINFLGMPLVMIRDKTGALGVFQNTCRHRGMILIEEAKKIEGAIRCPYHSWCYALNGDLRATPHVGGPGNNIHDDIKRDELGLIRIRSYVWRDVVFVNISGDAPEFAEVHADLIARWAEFDKPLYHGGPDSSFELTVKSNWKLAVENYCESYHLPWVHPGLNVYSRLEDHYHIEVPGEYSGQGSHVYTQIKGENGEVFPDFPELGSKWDQAGEWVSLFPNVLFGVQRDHAFAILLEPINTSETVEHVEIYYAAPPEDTPELEALRDKNAQQWREIFEEDIFVVEGMQKGRHGVMFDGGKFSPAMDGPTHLFHHWIAAKLAEARG